The following is a genomic window from Leptospira bouyouniensis.
ACAGTCCGGTAACCTAACCGACCATAACGAAACGAAAAATATGCATCAATTGGACCTGTATAAAAAACATGGTGATATTCTCCGACATCTTCCTTTTCTCCCAAAAAACGATACCCTAAACTTATTTTTACATTTGGGTGATCTAACATTTTTTGTATGATCGCAGTATAACCATCTTTTGGAATTCCTTGGTAAGTATCATTGTAATAATTATCATCATAATTAAATCGAACGGGTAATCGTTTCAAAATAGAAGCTGGTAAATTTTGAGGTTCAGTTCCCCATTGTTTCTTAGTGTAACCATAAAAAAAAGCCTTGTATAGTTTTTCTCCAACGAACTTTTTTGCCTGTTCCTCGAAAGTTTTTGGATCGTTGATTGTAGAATCACCTTGCGATTCTATCCATCTTTTTGCTTCTGATGGGCCGAATGATTTTCCATAAAATTGGTTGATTGTATGTAGATTAATCGGCATTGAATAAACCTGACCTTTGTAAATCGATTTAACTCGATTGATAAATGGTTTAAATACTCCGAATAAATTTATATACTTCCAAACTTTTTCATTACTAGTATGAAAAATATGTGGTCCATACTTATGCACCATAACGTTAGTTAAAGGATCACGTTCGGTGTGACAATTCCCACCAATATGATTCCTTTCATCAACTACATCGATTAGATAATTTCCTGTGTTTGCCAGAGTATTTGCTATAACAGCACCAGAAAAACCAGCACCAACTATTAAAACTTTCTTCATAAAACTCGTTTTGGTAATAAACTTACAATCAAGAACACAACTCTTTTTATCAAATTGATGCTAATCGACTTAAAAAAAAGAAATGATTTCAAAAATGGAGAAGCTGATTCAAAACTTACTTTTTTTCCTAAAAAAAGTACAATTTCTTTCCATTGCGAATTCGATAAATTCCTTGAAACTAATGTTTCTAAAAAAATCTCTCTAGGTAATATTCCTTCATGAAAAACTAACCGAGCTTCTCTTGCAAAATGTAAATCTGAATCTAAAAAATGAGCCATGATTGACTCTAATTCAGATACTCCTTTCGAAATATTTTTCGTTGAGAGTCCACCTAAGGAATAATGAACAATTGGATCTGAACTTTTTTTACCTACATAACCTTTTTGAATCACACGAAACATAAAATCTACATCTGCAGA
Proteins encoded in this region:
- the glf gene encoding UDP-galactopyranose mutase; this translates as MKKVLIVGAGFSGAVIANTLANTGNYLIDVVDERNHIGGNCHTERDPLTNVMVHKYGPHIFHTSNEKVWKYINLFGVFKPFINRVKSIYKGQVYSMPINLHTINQFYGKSFGPSEAKRWIESQGDSTINDPKTFEEQAKKFVGEKLYKAFFYGYTKKQWGTEPQNLPASILKRLPVRFNYDDNYYNDTYQGIPKDGYTAIIQKMLDHPNVKISLGYRFLGEKEDVGEYHHVFYTGPIDAYFSFRYGRLGYRTVYFKEYRADGDYQGNAVINFADEEIPYTRVHEHKHFTPWENHSETIYFEEYSKETESSDIPYYPKRLEIDMNILKLYESEVTNLNKVTFLGRLATYRYLDMHHIIEEALDSAEKFLELDSHK